From the Platichthys flesus chromosome 6, fPlaFle2.1, whole genome shotgun sequence genome, one window contains:
- the LOC133955228 gene encoding E3 ubiquitin-protein ligase TRIM33-like, with the protein MKNESSQLYNGEAGAALPSSAKQQRQPVTSVAAVLKRIRVHTEAQRILGNSCIPVVSLERLNFQSASLSSLQPEVSLVQLPCQTQTELHNDVTLNHPQQNGFSGNEAHILEIREDSPESEPAALSDLSQTETTSISWTEPYSPDSFPSEDPVQDAGFDCESNPDQSFILLDCGSDEWDPNGKSNSDTFYLDPDQGQTIMIVLDPEPDTDQTASMQLEDVSETTCEVDVVEMEEMEEQRADVCCSQEEAPSSIHQPEPGDETEAVESEDYCAVCLNGGDLLCCDSCPKVYHSACHIPPLISLPLGDWVCTLCRSDQEPVEGYDCENIHNCEGIKPPYTLSNQDQTRCEKLTLLLYCHLLSAPFHEPVSRLARNYYQIIKRPIDLSVIRRKLDESKTVHYFSAEQFVDDVLLMFKNCATFNYPDSEVAQAGRNLEEFFFGKLREIFPDRTFPTASQDTVDAARLRWLNKKRKENNRKRRHTFRGKKYYL; encoded by the exons atgaaaaatgaatcaaGTCAGCTTTACAACGGAGAAGCTGGAGCAGCTTTGCCATCAtctgcaaaacaacaaagacaaccTGTTACCAGTGTCGCAGCTGTACTGAAGAGAATAAG gGTTCATACAGAGGCCCAGAGGATTCTGGGTAATTCCTGCATACCTGTAGTGAGCCTGGAGCGCCTGAACTTCCAGTCCGCTTCCTTATCGTCTTTGCAGCCTGAAGTGTCTCTGGTTCAACTTCCCTGCCAAACTCAAACCGAGCTTCACAATGACGTTACTTTAAATCATCCTCAACAG AATGGATTCAGTGGAAACGAGGCACACATTTTAGAGATCAGAGAGGATTCACCTGAGTCTGAACCGGCAGCATTATCTGATCtcagtcaaacagaaacaacatcAATTTCCTGGACTGAACCGTACTCTCCTGACAGTTTCCCCTCTGAAGACCCAGTGCAGGACGCAGGCTTTGACTGTGAATCAAACCCAGATCAGTCGTTTATCCTGTTGGATTGTGGATCTGATGAATGGGACCCCAATGGAAAATCAAACTCCGACACGTTTTatttggatccagatcaggggcaGACCATTATGATCGTATTGGATCCAGAACCAGACACCGATCAGACCGCATCCATGCAGCTCGAGGATGTGTCTGAAACTACATGTGAGGTGGATGTGGTTGAaatggaggagatggaagagCAGAGAGCTGATGTTTGCTGCTCACAGGAGGAGGCaccctcctccatccatcagcCTGAACCTGGAGATGAGACTGAGGCGGTGGAGAGTGAAGACTACTGTGCCGTCTGTCTGAATGGAGGAGATCTGCTCTGCTGCGACAGCTGCCCTAAAGTTTACCACTCGGCCTGTCACATACCTCCTCTCATCAGCCTCCCTCT AGGTGACTGGGTGTGCACGTTGTGCAGGTCTGACCAGGAGCCTGTGGAGGGCTACGACTGTGAGAACATCCACAACTGTGAGGGAATCAAACCCCCGTACACATTGTCCAACCAGGACCAGACG AGGTGTGAGAAGTTGACCCTGCTGTTGTACTGTCACCTGCTAAGCGCTCCGTTTCATGAACCCGTCAGTCGTCTG GCTCGAAACTACTACCAGATCATCAAGAGGCCCATCGACCTGTCGGTGATCCGCAGGAAACTGGACGAGAGCAAAACCGTGCACTACTTCAGCGCTGAGCAGTTCGTCGATGACGTCCTGCTGATGTTCAAGAACTGTGCTACTTTCAATTAC CCAGACTCGGAGGTGGCTCAGGCCGGGCGAAACCTGGAGGAGTTCTTCTTTGGCAAACTGAGGGAGATTTTTCCTGACAGGACGTTCCCGACGGCCAGCCAGGACACAGTGGACGCCGCTCGTCTCCGCTGGCTgaacaagaagaggaaggaaaacaacaggaagaggagacacaCGTTTAGAGGGAAAAAATATTATCTTTAA